The Thermodesulfobacteriota bacterium genomic interval GCTTTTAAATTTTTTTCCATTCCGCAATCCGAACTCCGCAATCGAGGCTGCCGCGCGTGCCGTTATGGGTTGACACCTGAGATGTAATATTATAGTATTTAGCTTCGCCGTCACAGCGCACATCCCGTTCCATGGCGAGGCGGTGTAACCGGCTGATTCCACATAATAATCCCGGCCTTGAAGGAGGTCTCCCGATGGCAACACCAACGGTCGAAGAGGCAAAGAAGAAGATAGGGGAGTGGCTTGCGGAGAACGGCCACACCACGAACCTCCTCGACGACGGTAACGCTAACTTCCACTTCGAGGTCGACTACCCCGGCGGCACGGAGAAGAGACAGAGGATAATCCAGCCCAGCGCGTACCCGGACCTCTGCCTCGTCTTGACCGGGGTGGCGATAGCCGAGGAGCACAAGGAAAAACTCGGGGCCATGAGCAGGGAGGAGAGGGAT includes:
- a CDS encoding DUF2299 family protein; the protein is MATPTVEEAKKKIGEWLAENGHTTNLLDDGNANFHFEVDYPGGTEKRQRIIQPSAYPDLCLVLTGVAIAEEHKEKLGAMSREERDGFYNEIRKALIFLDNSYDMSTDESGVAQQIQFSYEFYLDSLTKTQLFKSLLLNHRTLLYIVTVFNEKFGIPATSTEIPPQKHRLQ